Proteins from a single region of Ensifer adhaerens:
- a CDS encoding YcaO-like family protein, which translates to MLARFRDAILAGFSNPLSPPANLEEAEQCLRTILPLCRRTGITRLGDLTGLDRLGLPVVQAVRPIALSEVSSLGRGFSMVAAAVGAVMESLERFYAEAIPSERVFFTTADELKIADGLFDNLLALDRRGNWRARTIPWITGIDVATGFSQSIPLELVHTCYTDPPPAHDGLFMRTTTGLACHMTVFDAFLHGLFECIERDAIARAFATHGFFDRMRISPLGLGDGVEHILSIAGKHHISFGLWLASSPADVPVVWCQTIETGPGEPILALPTEGYAAGPSIAAAAESAMLEALSARAGAISGARDDQTRRHYRRSTDLIVAKARQLILADTSGLPRPSIEPCAVSDLGALIGRVISAGMGPILAVPVGADVETGVQCVRTILPGASPFLIVR; encoded by the coding sequence ATGCTTGCGCGTTTTCGCGACGCCATACTTGCTGGCTTTAGCAATCCGCTTTCTCCCCCCGCGAACCTTGAAGAAGCCGAGCAATGCTTGCGCACGATTTTACCGCTTTGCCGTCGTACGGGCATAACCCGGCTCGGTGATCTGACTGGACTTGATCGGCTCGGGCTTCCGGTTGTTCAAGCCGTTCGACCCATCGCCCTCTCTGAAGTCTCGTCGCTGGGGCGGGGCTTTTCCATGGTGGCAGCGGCAGTGGGGGCAGTCATGGAATCGCTTGAGCGGTTCTACGCCGAAGCCATTCCCTCCGAGCGAGTATTTTTCACAACGGCGGATGAACTCAAGATCGCGGACGGCCTGTTTGACAATCTCCTGGCACTTGATCGCCGGGGGAACTGGCGGGCAAGGACGATACCCTGGATCACCGGCATCGACGTCGCTACCGGGTTCTCACAATCGATCCCCCTGGAGCTTGTTCACACGTGCTACACGGATCCGCCGCCCGCCCATGATGGTCTATTCATGCGCACGACCACGGGGCTCGCCTGTCACATGACGGTTTTCGACGCGTTCCTGCATGGATTGTTCGAATGCATCGAGCGCGACGCTATCGCTCGCGCCTTCGCCACCCACGGCTTCTTCGATCGAATGCGCATTTCCCCACTCGGGCTGGGTGACGGAGTCGAGCACATACTTTCCATTGCGGGCAAGCACCATATTTCCTTCGGCCTTTGGCTAGCCTCTTCGCCGGCAGATGTCCCGGTGGTCTGGTGCCAGACAATCGAGACGGGCCCCGGCGAACCGATCCTTGCTCTTCCGACCGAGGGCTATGCGGCGGGACCGAGCATCGCTGCGGCAGCGGAGAGCGCGATGCTCGAAGCGCTGTCAGCACGGGCCGGGGCGATATCGGGTGCGCGCGACGACCAAACCCGGCGGCATTATAGACGCAGCACCGATTTGATCGTCGCCAAAGCTCGCCAACTCATTCTTGCGGACACGTCCGGCTTGCCACGGCCGTCAATTGAACCGTGCGCCGTTTCGGATCTCGGCGCGCTTATCGGCAGGGTCATATCCGCCGGCATGGGGCCCATATTGGCTGTGCCAGTGGGAGCGGACGTCGAAACAGGCGTTCAGTGCGTGAGGACCATCCTTCCCGGAGCCAGCCCCTTTTTGATCGTGCGGTGA
- a CDS encoding potassium transporter Kup, producing MTTSVTDAVAHGADKRRFAALVLGAVGVVYGDIGTSPLYAFREALRPFAHDGISHDEVVGLISLMLWTLTLIVTVKYVLFLLKADNDGEGGTLSLLALLMKKSTRHTTVLFFAGLIGAALFIGDAMITPALSVLSAVEGLKLVTPALGDYVLPISTTILLGLFLVQSRGTAAVSSLFGPITVLWFFVMGAGGLAHIADDASILNALNPVYAVYFITHAGFVGLIVLGAVFLTVTGAEALYADLGHFGRRPIQAAWFALVFPSLALNYLGQGALVLDNPAASSDPFYLMFPKWALLPVVILATAATIIASQAVITGAFSLARQAIHLGFLPRLEIRFTSESNTGQIYVPDVNSVLLVGILVLIFAFGDSESLATAYGISVTGAMVVTTLLSFQFVRVTWGWSAFSAASFLMPLLVLECIFLSANLLKVHDGGYVPILIAATIMILMWTWRKGTLVLREKATRNDIPLEAFIASIERKSDHAPAQVPGTAVFLTSVPDKTPGVLLHNIKHNRVLHTHNVILTIRTASVPFVRESERFAITHLSERFTRIELTFGFMDTQNVSKALALCKKAGFKFEIMSTSFFLGRRKLIADPNSGLPGWQDKLFIAMASAAIDPADYFSLPPNRVVELGEQVVI from the coding sequence ATGACCACTTCCGTAACTGACGCTGTGGCCCATGGCGCTGACAAGAGGCGCTTCGCCGCGCTCGTTCTTGGCGCTGTCGGCGTTGTCTACGGCGATATAGGTACAAGCCCCCTCTATGCGTTCCGGGAAGCGCTACGCCCCTTCGCCCATGATGGCATAAGCCATGACGAAGTCGTTGGGTTGATTTCGTTGATGCTCTGGACGCTGACACTGATCGTCACCGTCAAATACGTCCTTTTCCTTCTGAAGGCGGACAACGACGGCGAAGGCGGGACGCTGTCATTGCTTGCTCTCCTAATGAAGAAGTCCACGAGGCACACGACGGTGTTGTTCTTCGCGGGCCTCATCGGTGCAGCACTCTTCATTGGCGACGCAATGATCACGCCAGCCCTTTCCGTCCTGTCTGCCGTCGAAGGGCTGAAGCTGGTAACGCCGGCCCTCGGCGACTATGTGCTGCCGATCTCGACAACGATATTGCTGGGACTTTTTCTTGTTCAGTCGAGAGGCACTGCCGCGGTATCGAGCCTCTTCGGACCAATCACCGTTCTCTGGTTCTTCGTGATGGGGGCCGGCGGCCTCGCCCATATCGCTGACGACGCTTCCATCCTGAACGCCCTCAATCCGGTCTATGCAGTCTACTTCATCACGCACGCGGGCTTCGTCGGGCTGATCGTACTAGGTGCCGTGTTCTTGACGGTCACGGGGGCGGAGGCGCTTTACGCCGATCTCGGCCATTTCGGTAGGCGGCCGATCCAGGCAGCCTGGTTCGCTCTAGTGTTCCCGTCGCTCGCCCTCAACTATCTCGGACAGGGTGCCCTGGTCCTAGACAACCCGGCCGCCTCCTCAGATCCTTTTTACCTGATGTTTCCGAAATGGGCGCTGCTGCCCGTGGTCATTCTAGCAACGGCTGCAACAATCATTGCGAGCCAAGCGGTGATCACAGGTGCATTCTCGCTTGCGCGCCAAGCCATCCATCTCGGTTTTCTGCCTCGCCTCGAAATCCGCTTCACCTCTGAATCCAACACCGGTCAGATCTACGTTCCGGACGTCAACTCGGTGTTGCTCGTCGGCATATTGGTGCTGATCTTTGCCTTCGGAGATTCAGAGTCTCTCGCCACCGCATACGGCATTTCGGTGACAGGCGCGATGGTGGTGACCACGCTTCTCTCGTTCCAGTTCGTCCGTGTCACCTGGGGATGGTCGGCCTTCTCTGCTGCTAGCTTTCTGATGCCGCTCCTTGTCCTCGAGTGCATCTTCCTCTCAGCGAATTTGTTGAAGGTCCATGATGGCGGCTACGTGCCGATCCTGATAGCGGCGACCATCATGATCCTGATGTGGACCTGGCGCAAAGGGACGCTGGTGCTTCGGGAGAAGGCGACGCGCAACGATATACCACTGGAGGCATTCATCGCCTCGATCGAACGAAAATCCGACCACGCTCCTGCACAGGTTCCCGGTACTGCCGTATTTTTGACGAGCGTCCCCGATAAAACGCCTGGAGTCCTTCTCCACAACATCAAGCACAACCGCGTCCTTCATACCCACAACGTCATACTGACGATCAGGACCGCCTCCGTACCGTTTGTTCGTGAAAGCGAGCGATTTGCGATCACCCACCTCTCCGAGCGCTTTACTCGCATCGAGCTGACCTTCGGCTTCATGGACACGCAGAATGTCTCCAAGGCCCTCGCGCTCTGCAAGAAGGCCGGCTTCAAGTTCGAGATCATGTCCACGTCCTTCTTCCTCGGCCGTCGCAAGCTGATCGCCGATCCGAACTCCGGGCTTCCTGGATGGCAAGACAAGCTGTTTATCGCGATGGCATCGGCAGCGATCGATCCGGCTGATTATTTCAGCCTTCCGCCCAACCGAGTCGTAGAACTCGGCGAGCAGGTGGTGATCTGA
- a CDS encoding IS110 family transposase — protein sequence MKQYAGIDVSLEYSSVCVVDADGRIIIEAKILSEPDALVAWFGAHGVAMERIGLEAGPLSQWLHAGMVKAGLSVELIETRHVRAAFKTMPVKTDKKDARGIAQLMRLGWFRPVHCKSLAAQEVRALLTARKLIQGKLHDIEMSIRGILRGFGLKVGPTTRRTYAGRIRALIAGHSTLEAIATALLKVRDALVHEFAGFDRKLRAIARQDDNALRLMTTPGVGVLVALTFVAAVDAPERFRSSRAVGPHFGLTPKKYQSGETDHSGRISKIGDGGVRTALYEAANVILTRPVKGSDLKGWALAVARRAGPRKARVALARKLAVVLHCMLRDRTNFIAHKGASALPG from the coding sequence ATGAAGCAGTATGCGGGCATCGACGTATCATTGGAATACTCGAGTGTGTGCGTGGTGGATGCGGATGGCCGGATCATCATCGAGGCGAAGATCCTCAGCGAGCCGGATGCGCTGGTCGCCTGGTTCGGCGCGCACGGCGTGGCGATGGAGCGCATTGGTCTGGAGGCCGGCCCGTTGTCGCAGTGGCTCCATGCCGGGATGGTGAAAGCAGGTCTTTCTGTCGAGCTGATCGAGACGCGCCACGTGCGTGCAGCCTTTAAGACGATGCCGGTCAAGACCGACAAGAAGGACGCCCGCGGCATTGCGCAGTTGATGCGGCTTGGCTGGTTCAGACCGGTCCACTGCAAATCTCTTGCCGCCCAGGAGGTGCGTGCGCTGCTGACTGCCCGCAAGCTCATTCAGGGCAAGCTTCACGACATCGAGATGAGCATCCGGGGCATCCTGCGCGGCTTCGGCCTCAAGGTCGGGCCGACGACGCGGCGCACTTACGCGGGACGTATCCGCGCGCTGATTGCCGGCCATTCGACCTTGGAAGCGATCGCTACGGCACTGCTCAAAGTGCGCGACGCGCTTGTGCACGAATTTGCAGGGTTTGACCGCAAGCTGCGTGCCATCGCCCGCCAGGATGACAACGCACTTCGGTTGATGACGACGCCCGGCGTTGGCGTCCTGGTGGCGCTGACGTTTGTCGCGGCCGTCGATGCACCGGAGCGATTCCGCTCCTCGCGGGCGGTCGGGCCACACTTCGGATTGACGCCGAAGAAATATCAATCGGGCGAGACCGATCATAGCGGTCGCATTTCGAAGATCGGCGATGGGGGTGTGCGAACCGCGCTTTACGAGGCGGCCAACGTCATCCTGACGCGACCGGTCAAAGGTTCCGATCTGAAGGGCTGGGCACTGGCGGTCGCCAGACGTGCCGGTCCGAGAAAGGCGCGTGTGGCGCTGGCTCGCAAGCTGGCGGTGGTGTTGCATTGCATGCTCAGGGACAGAACCAACTTCATTGCTCATAAGGGAGCGTCCGCCCTGCCGGGTTGA
- a CDS encoding ATP-binding protein: MLESRVNNPRQPTRPSGRKGRLSEYGGERRIVTALCYDLVGSTRLLHLLDIEDYQELIVAFQNAAKHAIISHSGVMQLEAGDGGVALFPIELGAKDAASLAIRAGLAIVEGCAGVARETGRDDLRVRVGIATSVALIQETQEEKGEPVTGAALAIATRLEEIADPDSVFVSEDTRDLAGRSHAFVFEGARTLKGFTVPEKVWRALGHKIDVDRFYAFGSLGGPFIGRESELNTIAGCWEKVRTQGGEILVLEGDAGIGKSRLLREIRKMTRDRRSGLYFFQCLPGGHRSTLHPLLNSLMGATSGQDDQLGLSASAVATPFERNGIRDAETIETFAYLLGALGRNQRLADNDPKAIRGRAHRAVFRALAALCANGPIVLAVEDIHWIDPTSRDLLVEAARVARQLPILLVTTSRPGFASDWLDAANPTRLTLLPLDRDETRRAIEARWPEQRQAMLPELYDVIERISGGVPLFIEQICQWVSENVAADTMSLSENVKPSHVSAFEEILDARLNHLGTARDVARAGAVAGSRFTLSLLRELLPGLGKKSLAKAADTLSDSGFLMRIRTRGHIAYGFRHVLIQETIYNALLRRQRQALHRRLFVAVSKNRQMAAWMDTGTLAEHAERAGFIENAIELYTAAGKESSSRSAMVEARNYLEHAVEICDRFGEGHAIETLQLSALTSLGPVLTGLVGLNSPPARKLYEDGVAIARRQPMEEQSRWFPIYWGWWLTGTDFRVMRERALQVRAMQSGTEDPEIKLQVNHCSWAIDFNLGHHREAQDAIKAGLALYDEQSAKTNRTLFGGHDAKVCGLGQLALSLWLTGQPKAADKALSKMVAFVDRISHAPSKAHSLDTEAVSAFYRDDFGRLTEISKRMGDFARSHEMQSLSGLSLLFTGWALAHRESLASGHAMFREGLSLLRSLGVVADLPIYLYMHATLLGQAGNYQSALEVTNDAIEKARETGHAYWLAELYRRRAVLQARVSTTKDPIILDLLSAVDIAERQGAKALLRRARHSMQELGVAVQR; the protein is encoded by the coding sequence ATGCTCGAAAGTCGGGTCAACAATCCACGACAACCGACGAGACCTTCGGGACGCAAGGGACGCCTCTCCGAATATGGAGGCGAGCGGCGGATCGTCACCGCCCTTTGCTATGATCTCGTCGGGTCGACGAGACTCCTCCACCTCCTCGATATAGAAGACTACCAGGAGCTGATCGTTGCGTTTCAGAATGCGGCGAAACACGCGATCATCTCGCATTCCGGCGTCATGCAGCTTGAGGCTGGCGATGGCGGCGTGGCGCTCTTTCCGATCGAGCTGGGCGCCAAGGATGCCGCATCACTTGCCATCCGGGCCGGTCTCGCGATCGTCGAAGGATGCGCGGGCGTTGCCCGGGAAACCGGGCGCGACGACTTGCGCGTTCGCGTCGGGATTGCGACATCCGTCGCGCTCATACAAGAGACGCAGGAGGAGAAGGGGGAACCGGTTACCGGTGCCGCACTGGCTATCGCCACCCGCCTGGAAGAGATTGCCGACCCGGACAGCGTTTTTGTTTCGGAGGACACGCGCGACCTGGCTGGCAGGTCGCATGCTTTCGTGTTCGAAGGTGCAAGGACGCTCAAGGGCTTTACGGTGCCCGAGAAGGTATGGCGTGCACTCGGGCACAAGATTGATGTCGACAGGTTCTACGCTTTCGGTAGCCTCGGCGGCCCCTTCATCGGCCGCGAAAGCGAGTTGAACACGATCGCGGGCTGTTGGGAAAAGGTTCGCACGCAGGGTGGCGAAATCCTCGTGCTCGAAGGCGATGCAGGCATCGGAAAATCGCGGCTTCTGCGGGAGATTCGCAAGATGACGCGCGACCGGCGATCGGGACTGTACTTCTTTCAGTGCCTGCCAGGCGGGCACCGCTCGACGTTGCATCCCCTGTTGAACAGTCTTATGGGCGCCACGTCTGGACAGGACGATCAACTGGGCCTGTCAGCCTCCGCCGTAGCGACCCCCTTTGAACGAAACGGCATTCGCGACGCCGAAACGATTGAAACATTCGCCTATTTGCTGGGTGCGCTCGGGCGAAATCAGCGTCTCGCCGACAACGACCCCAAAGCCATTCGGGGAAGGGCTCATCGCGCCGTGTTTCGCGCACTCGCCGCCTTGTGCGCGAACGGGCCGATCGTCCTGGCTGTCGAAGACATCCACTGGATCGATCCAACCTCCCGGGATTTGCTGGTGGAGGCCGCTCGGGTTGCACGCCAACTTCCGATTCTCCTTGTCACGACCTCACGTCCCGGGTTTGCGTCGGATTGGCTCGACGCGGCCAACCCCACGCGGCTGACGTTGCTCCCGCTTGATCGTGACGAAACTCGGCGGGCGATAGAGGCAAGATGGCCGGAGCAGAGGCAGGCCATGCTGCCTGAGCTCTACGACGTTATCGAAAGGATATCCGGGGGCGTACCGCTCTTCATTGAGCAAATCTGCCAATGGGTCTCGGAGAACGTTGCCGCAGACACTATGAGCCTGTCGGAAAACGTTAAACCCAGCCATGTGTCGGCATTCGAGGAAATACTGGATGCGCGCCTCAACCACCTGGGTACGGCGAGAGACGTGGCGCGAGCGGGAGCAGTTGCGGGCAGCCGGTTCACGCTGTCGTTGCTGCGCGAACTTCTGCCGGGGCTCGGCAAGAAGTCTCTGGCCAAGGCTGCCGATACCCTGAGTGATTCAGGGTTCCTGATGCGGATCAGGACGCGAGGGCATATCGCCTACGGCTTCCGGCACGTTTTGATTCAGGAAACGATCTACAACGCACTCCTGCGCAGGCAGCGGCAGGCATTGCATCGGCGGCTGTTCGTTGCTGTCAGTAAAAACCGCCAAATGGCCGCTTGGATGGACACCGGAACGCTCGCCGAACATGCGGAACGAGCGGGGTTCATTGAAAATGCAATCGAATTGTACACGGCAGCGGGCAAGGAAAGCTCGAGCCGATCGGCCATGGTCGAGGCGCGCAACTATCTGGAGCACGCCGTGGAGATTTGCGATCGTTTCGGCGAGGGACATGCGATCGAAACACTTCAGCTATCCGCGCTGACTTCGCTTGGCCCAGTTTTGACCGGTCTTGTCGGCCTGAACTCACCTCCGGCCCGCAAGTTGTATGAAGACGGCGTGGCCATTGCCCGCCGGCAACCGATGGAAGAGCAATCCAGATGGTTTCCGATCTATTGGGGGTGGTGGCTCACGGGAACAGACTTTCGCGTTATGCGCGAACGCGCTCTGCAAGTGCGGGCCATGCAGTCGGGCACGGAAGATCCCGAGATCAAGCTTCAGGTCAACCATTGCAGCTGGGCCATCGATTTTAACCTCGGCCACCATCGGGAGGCTCAGGATGCGATCAAGGCCGGACTGGCGCTTTATGATGAGCAATCGGCGAAAACCAACAGAACGCTATTTGGCGGCCATGACGCCAAGGTGTGCGGCCTAGGGCAATTGGCCCTTTCGCTCTGGCTGACAGGACAACCGAAAGCCGCGGATAAGGCGCTTTCAAAGATGGTCGCGTTCGTTGACCGGATATCACACGCGCCCAGCAAGGCGCATTCGCTCGATACGGAAGCGGTGTCTGCCTTCTACCGGGACGACTTTGGTCGTCTCACCGAAATCTCCAAGAGAATGGGAGACTTCGCGAGATCGCATGAAATGCAGTCGCTATCCGGCCTGTCGCTGCTCTTTACTGGATGGGCTCTCGCGCATAGGGAAAGCCTCGCAAGCGGGCATGCGATGTTTCGCGAGGGCCTATCGCTCTTGAGAAGCCTCGGTGTCGTCGCAGATCTCCCGATTTATCTCTACATGCACGCCACGCTGCTCGGGCAAGCTGGCAACTATCAATCAGCACTCGAGGTCACGAATGACGCGATCGAAAAGGCGAGGGAAACCGGTCATGCCTATTGGCTCGCAGAGCTCTACCGTCGCCGCGCCGTTCTTCAGGCGCGGGTCAGCACCACAAAGGATCCCATCATCCTCGATCTGCTCTCAGCCGTAGATATCGCCGAGAGACAAGGAGCAAAGGCACTTCTAAGACGGGCGAGACACTCAATGCAGGAGCTTGGCGTTGCCGTCCAACGTTGA
- a CDS encoding IS110 family transposase encodes MSEYIGLDVSLKETAISVRRDGKRIWRGKCPSDPKLLAEVIRQRAPAAERVVFETGPLSVWFYHALSAEGLPAICIDARHAKAALDMAPNKTDAKDADGLAQLAEVGFYREVRVKGYDSMLIRTLVTARTKLIGIMTELSNQIRGVMKTFGLVVSKASGLVFAANVRNLLASNAALEQIILPLLEAWRSIRGRAAQLDRQLVTMARRSDACQVLKSIPGIGAVTSASFVAAIEDPKNFRISRSVGAWLGLTTRRYQSGEVDYDGHISRRGDRHLRGLLYEAATVILTRAHADSSLRAWGMKLREKVGFKRAAVAVARKLSVIMHRMLTTGESFDRSAGMTA; translated from the coding sequence ATGAGCGAATATATCGGCCTCGACGTGTCATTGAAAGAGACAGCGATTTCTGTTCGGCGCGATGGCAAGAGGATTTGGCGCGGCAAATGCCCATCCGATCCGAAGCTGCTCGCAGAGGTGATCCGCCAGCGCGCACCGGCAGCAGAGCGGGTGGTGTTCGAGACCGGTCCTTTGTCTGTGTGGTTCTATCATGCGCTGAGCGCAGAAGGGCTTCCGGCAATCTGTATCGACGCCCGCCATGCCAAGGCCGCGCTCGACATGGCCCCGAACAAAACAGACGCCAAAGACGCCGACGGCTTGGCACAGCTGGCTGAGGTCGGCTTCTACCGCGAGGTACGCGTGAAGGGCTATGACAGCATGCTTATCCGCACATTGGTGACCGCGCGCACCAAGCTCATCGGGATCATGACGGAGCTATCCAATCAGATCCGTGGGGTTATGAAGACGTTTGGGCTGGTCGTGTCCAAAGCTAGTGGCTTGGTATTTGCGGCGAATGTACGCAATCTGTTGGCTAGCAATGCGGCCTTAGAACAGATCATCCTGCCCCTTCTCGAGGCTTGGCGTAGTATCCGAGGCCGCGCTGCGCAACTTGATCGTCAGCTCGTCACTATGGCACGGCGGAGCGACGCATGTCAGGTACTGAAGTCCATTCCCGGGATCGGTGCGGTGACTTCCGCCTCCTTTGTTGCGGCGATAGAGGATCCGAAAAACTTCCGAATCTCCCGGTCGGTGGGAGCATGGCTGGGACTGACAACAAGACGGTATCAGTCCGGGGAAGTCGACTATGACGGCCACATCTCTCGGCGGGGAGATCGTCATCTGCGTGGCCTCCTTTATGAGGCCGCTACGGTGATCCTGACCCGGGCCCATGCTGACAGTTCACTTCGTGCCTGGGGGATGAAGCTCAGAGAGAAGGTCGGCTTCAAACGAGCGGCAGTTGCTGTGGCGCGCAAGCTATCGGTGATAATGCATAGAATGCTGACAACCGGCGAATCTTTTGACCGGTCCGCCGGCATGACTGCCTGA
- a CDS encoding TfuA-like protein, producing MVDASEKGPILVFLGPTLRLSEAEPVLDAIYLQPAAQGDILLAAHAFRPRAMVLIDGQFEDRPAVRHKEILWAMAQGIVVIGAASMGALRAAELSEFGMIGVGLIYRWYRRWRLAPDDAVAVLSGPPELGFLPLTDALVDLQRTFSTLTRRNFISAAECTSLTTTARNMNFRERRFEAILRDAGWQEEGLKQLRKEIVGQKRRDALHALRIAPTLVLREDAARVRGKDAWVATNTFVRDLEAGGIDSKLVNTYKLNP from the coding sequence ATGGTCGATGCGAGCGAGAAGGGGCCGATCCTGGTGTTTCTTGGTCCGACGCTTCGGCTGAGCGAAGCGGAGCCGGTTCTCGACGCCATCTACCTGCAGCCCGCCGCGCAAGGCGACATTCTGCTTGCAGCCCACGCATTCCGGCCGCGTGCGATGGTCCTGATCGACGGGCAATTCGAGGACAGGCCGGCTGTCCGACACAAGGAAATCCTCTGGGCGATGGCGCAGGGGATCGTCGTGATCGGCGCGGCAAGCATGGGCGCGCTCAGGGCGGCGGAACTCAGTGAATTCGGCATGATCGGCGTCGGTCTGATCTACAGGTGGTATCGGCGCTGGCGGCTTGCTCCCGATGATGCGGTCGCCGTTCTTTCGGGACCGCCGGAGCTTGGCTTTCTTCCTTTGACAGACGCACTGGTCGATCTCCAACGGACGTTTTCCACCCTGACACGCCGGAATTTCATATCGGCCGCCGAGTGCACCTCGCTCACCACAACGGCGCGGAACATGAACTTTCGAGAACGCCGGTTCGAAGCGATTTTACGGGATGCAGGATGGCAGGAGGAGGGGCTCAAACAATTGCGGAAGGAGATAGTGGGGCAAAAAAGACGGGACGCTCTGCATGCACTGCGAATCGCGCCAACCCTCGTGCTGCGGGAAGATGCAGCGCGGGTGAGGGGGAAGGACGCATGGGTTGCAACGAACACCTTCGTGCGTGATCTAGAGGCGGGCGGCATTGACTCAAAATTAGTAAACACTTATAAATTGAATCCTTAA
- a CDS encoding DUF4118 domain-containing protein, with product MGYLAAVVLTVIATVVAIDVDSGVSIPNLSLIFVVPVVIVPVTFGLGPSVCSAVLGALAYNFFLTEPRYTLIVDDPANIWAIGLLFVVGLIVSGVAFTAQRRAKELVELRRDVTVLQEYCRDVSRVNNNTHAAVSTAARVLAELFHVPAFVAIVSDDQVTFFKCAGDLEPRVAEFEAARLSLVTGTAQRAGTYPTLDSRFDFWPLATTGQGVVVGLSFDPDRRPAAPDDLVDIVGRVLSLAIERQRS from the coding sequence TTGGGCTATCTCGCAGCGGTCGTCCTGACTGTCATTGCGACAGTCGTCGCCATCGACGTCGACAGCGGTGTCTCGATCCCGAACCTTTCCCTCATCTTCGTGGTGCCAGTCGTCATTGTGCCCGTTACTTTTGGATTGGGGCCATCGGTGTGTTCGGCGGTTCTTGGCGCGCTTGCCTACAATTTCTTCCTGACTGAACCGCGCTACACGCTGATTGTCGATGACCCGGCGAACATCTGGGCTATCGGTCTTCTCTTTGTAGTCGGCCTGATTGTGAGCGGTGTAGCCTTCACCGCTCAGCGACGAGCGAAAGAGCTAGTGGAACTGAGGCGCGATGTTACCGTGTTGCAGGAGTATTGCCGTGACGTATCGAGGGTGAACAACAACACGCATGCGGCCGTCTCTACCGCTGCCAGGGTATTGGCCGAACTCTTCCACGTGCCCGCTTTCGTAGCGATTGTTTCGGATGATCAGGTAACATTCTTCAAATGCGCTGGGGATCTGGAGCCGAGGGTCGCTGAGTTTGAAGCGGCACGACTATCACTCGTGACGGGAACAGCTCAACGCGCCGGAACGTATCCGACCTTGGACTCGCGTTTCGATTTCTGGCCCTTGGCAACGACGGGGCAGGGTGTTGTGGTTGGCCTGTCCTTCGACCCTGACCGACGTCCCGCTGCGCCAGATGATCTGGTTGATATCGTGGGGAGGGTCCTGTCACTGGCGATCGAGCGGCAGCGCTCCTGA